A stretch of Fusibacter sp. A1 DNA encodes these proteins:
- a CDS encoding PAS domain S-box protein: protein MIHDLKLLIITDDRNLSLDFLNKLEKDKIATKVNIVGSEESERIDEWLAYFGIVLIDVIDIDCYTMLDEINLPQIMLFTENCTENYNEELVNVLRITSYPVYFRIDDPKLLEDVSKMKFGKKMDTDKSNRMNVDFVQSTLGALGDGVIVANFSGEIEYMNQMARSITKYFGSIQEVDFNRVFNIINPNECYCEDYFLDRMKQKNHPFGLHRDAMMLDQEGNMKYISATLSPLEVNRRGLVGLVVVFRDINRIRESEKRLHLYSEAIKQSMEALVITNEEFVVESANGIFLKSFDVDKEAVIGNCLFDLAPFETSLKRHEVENGLLESEAFRKNISTDTNGNKGHFRVVLSPVFDSSTVYYLVALVDMTKQIDMETQLEKERENLNTIFEGLPLGVIIMTEDLAVTKVNREAIELFDIGTADVLGKHFGEAIGCGTKSELCSKGVDCTDCAMKFHIERAFIEQEAIRGEEVAFKIAHKSGGHLKRWFRLSVVPFQMAGINHAMSVFEDVTEQKEIADSLIQNEFKLRLITDNMIDTITQVDTSGNIVYASPSHWNLMGYSPEYLIGKNLFNFIHPEDADEARSKMRERIESGKSFSTELRLKRKDGKYIWLESVGNLLKEADDELTLIYVSRDISVKREVLQQMQKSKEAAESANKAKSEFLANMSHEIRTPMNGIIGMTNLTLMSSITDDQRENLNMVRSSAENLLKIINSILDFSKIEAGKIVVESHSFNLKHIIEKTLSPIRTEALNKDLDIRYEIDPTLSQVVKGDSNRLIQIFNNLVGNAMKFTHKGEVVLRVKKKEVNHNTAVVRFEVADTGIGIAKEHHEKLFESFSQVDGSMTRKYGGTGLGLTITKQLVELMGGQIGFESEVGKGSVFCFDIPLLEVESSASEKKVSSLAVPTASKVLKVLLAEDDPINQTLAMRLLERQKHQVVIANNGLEVIEALKRESFDIILMDISMPVMNGLEATSYIRDTLNLRDLPIVALTAHAMKDDQEHFLSSGMDAYIAKPIDLNHFYNTIERVTTTNHIVESLIKKAYELDETVASVEEIYEFHEELKIYTLKIENAIRECRFSDVEDLAHYLKTLATTVGDRSVRTWALKLELDARKEDQVKLEVTFSKLVDEMKRIERGLA, encoded by the coding sequence ATGATACATGATTTGAAATTGTTAATCATAACCGATGATCGGAATCTGTCGCTTGATTTTCTAAATAAGCTGGAGAAAGACAAGATTGCGACAAAAGTGAATATAGTCGGTTCAGAAGAGAGTGAGCGAATCGATGAGTGGCTTGCCTACTTCGGTATTGTCCTGATCGACGTCATAGATATAGATTGTTATACGATGCTTGACGAAATCAACCTGCCCCAAATCATGCTGTTTACAGAAAACTGCACTGAAAATTATAATGAGGAGCTTGTCAATGTGCTGAGAATCACCTCGTATCCGGTGTATTTCAGGATCGACGATCCAAAACTCTTAGAGGACGTATCGAAGATGAAGTTCGGTAAGAAGATGGATACGGACAAATCCAATAGGATGAATGTGGATTTTGTCCAGTCGACCCTAGGAGCGCTAGGAGACGGAGTAATTGTAGCCAATTTCAGCGGTGAGATCGAATACATGAATCAGATGGCAAGGTCGATCACCAAGTATTTCGGTTCTATTCAAGAAGTGGACTTCAATAGGGTATTCAATATCATCAATCCCAATGAGTGTTACTGTGAAGACTATTTCTTAGACCGTATGAAGCAGAAAAATCACCCCTTCGGACTTCATCGTGATGCCATGATGCTGGACCAGGAAGGAAATATGAAATACATTTCAGCAACACTATCACCGCTTGAAGTAAACAGACGAGGCCTGGTAGGACTCGTAGTGGTCTTTAGGGATATCAACCGGATAAGAGAATCTGAAAAAAGACTGCATCTGTATTCTGAGGCGATCAAGCAGAGCATGGAGGCGCTGGTGATCACCAACGAGGAGTTCGTCGTCGAGAGTGCCAACGGCATCTTCTTAAAGTCGTTTGATGTTGACAAGGAGGCGGTTATTGGAAACTGTCTGTTTGATCTGGCTCCTTTTGAGACAAGTCTTAAAAGGCATGAAGTTGAAAACGGATTATTGGAATCCGAAGCCTTTAGAAAAAATATCAGTACGGATACAAATGGGAATAAGGGCCATTTCAGAGTGGTTTTGAGTCCTGTTTTTGATAGTTCCACTGTCTATTATCTAGTTGCGCTTGTCGACATGACCAAACAGATTGATATGGAGACGCAACTGGAAAAAGAACGTGAAAATCTCAATACCATCTTCGAAGGCTTACCCCTTGGGGTAATCATCATGACCGAAGACCTTGCGGTAACCAAAGTGAACCGCGAGGCTATCGAGCTATTTGATATTGGAACGGCAGACGTCCTCGGAAAGCATTTTGGTGAGGCGATCGGCTGCGGAACAAAAAGTGAGTTATGCAGTAAAGGAGTAGATTGTACAGACTGTGCGATGAAGTTCCATATAGAAAGAGCCTTCATAGAGCAGGAAGCGATTAGAGGCGAGGAAGTAGCCTTTAAAATAGCACATAAATCCGGCGGACATCTCAAAAGATGGTTTAGATTAAGTGTCGTGCCATTTCAAATGGCAGGAATAAATCATGCGATGAGCGTCTTTGAGGATGTTACTGAGCAAAAAGAAATCGCCGATAGCCTAATTCAGAATGAGTTTAAGCTGCGGCTCATCACGGACAATATGATAGACACCATAACACAGGTGGATACGAGTGGAAACATAGTCTATGCCAGCCCATCCCATTGGAACCTGATGGGATACTCTCCTGAGTACCTGATTGGAAAAAATCTATTTAACTTCATACATCCTGAAGATGCCGACGAAGCAAGAAGCAAGATGCGCGAGCGTATTGAAAGCGGAAAGTCATTCTCTACAGAACTTAGGTTGAAAAGAAAAGACGGAAAATACATCTGGTTGGAATCGGTTGGAAATCTTCTTAAAGAAGCGGATGATGAGCTGACATTGATCTATGTCAGCAGAGACATATCTGTAAAAAGGGAAGTGCTTCAACAGATGCAAAAATCAAAAGAGGCCGCAGAGAGCGCCAATAAGGCGAAGTCGGAATTCTTAGCGAACATGTCGCATGAGATCAGAACACCGATGAACGGCATTATAGGCATGACCAATTTGACACTGATGTCGTCAATTACAGATGACCAACGTGAGAATCTGAATATGGTGAGGTCCTCAGCGGAGAACTTGCTTAAAATCATCAATTCGATCCTGGATTTCAGTAAAATCGAAGCTGGGAAAATAGTTGTGGAATCGCATTCGTTCAATCTGAAACACATTATTGAAAAAACCCTATCACCGATAAGGACTGAGGCCCTCAATAAGGACCTTGATATCAGATATGAGATCGATCCGACCCTATCGCAGGTTGTAAAGGGCGACAGCAACAGGTTGATCCAGATATTTAACAATCTGGTGGGGAATGCGATGAAGTTCACCCATAAGGGTGAAGTCGTACTGAGGGTGAAAAAAAAGGAAGTGAACCACAATACGGCAGTAGTAAGATTTGAGGTTGCGGATACGGGTATCGGCATCGCCAAGGAACATCATGAGAAGCTCTTCGAATCCTTCAGCCAAGTGGATGGATCGATGACAAGAAAGTATGGAGGCACCGGTCTGGGGCTTACAATTACAAAGCAGCTTGTTGAATTGATGGGCGGACAGATCGGCTTTGAATCCGAGGTCGGAAAAGGTTCGGTGTTCTGCTTTGATATTCCTCTTTTAGAGGTCGAGTCGAGTGCTAGCGAAAAAAAAGTGAGCTCATTAGCGGTTCCTACCGCTTCAAAAGTGCTCAAGGTACTCCTAGCAGAGGATGATCCGATCAATCAGACACTTGCCATGAGATTGCTGGAGCGGCAAAAACATCAGGTTGTCATTGCAAACAACGGGCTAGAAGTGATTGAAGCACTCAAGCGGGAAAGCTTCGACATCATCCTGATGGATATCTCCATGCCAGTGATGAACGGGCTTGAAGCCACAAGCTACATCAGGGATACACTCAATTTAAGAGATCTACCGATTGTCGCTTTGACTGCCCATGCGATGAAAGACGATCAAGAGCACTTTTTAAGCAGCGGCATGGATGCATATATCGCCAAACCCATTGATCTGAATCACTTTTATAATACCATCGAGCGCGTAACGACCACCAACCATATTGTTGAGTCACTAATCAAGAAGGCCTATGAGCTGGATGAAACAGTTGCATCTGTCGAGGAGATCTACGAATTTCATGAGGAGCTTAAAATCTATACACTCAAAATTGAAAATGCAATCAGGGAGTGCAGGTTCAGTGATGTGGAAGATTTGGCGCATTATCTGAAAACACTTGCGACGACCGTGGGAGACAGATCGGTAAGAACCTGGGCATTGAAGCTTGAGTTGGATGCAAGAAAAGAGGATCAGGTAAAATTGGAGGTTACTTTTAGCAAACTTGTCGATGAGATGAAAAGGATTGAAAGGGGTTTAGCATGA
- a CDS encoding protein-glutamate O-methyltransferase CheR, with protein sequence MNDHILSDEAFEELRAYIKLKSGIHLAEHKKTLVMSRMMKTLNQLKFTTYDDYLSYLKEDADGDKLNHLIDRISTNHTYFMREEQHFDYLQEVILPELESRESRKDIRIWSAGCSSGEEPYSITMVMHKYFEKSWFMWDAKVLASDISAEILSQARKGVYRKETLENLNNKAKLMYFNRLEKGYEVKPLLKKNVIFKRINLMKRFPFQSKLHVIFCRNVMIYFDAQTKADLIKRFYDQLLPGGYLLIGHSETIDRNIAPFEYVQPSIYRK encoded by the coding sequence ATGAATGATCATATTTTATCCGATGAGGCATTTGAGGAGCTAAGAGCATATATAAAACTGAAGTCAGGTATTCACTTAGCCGAACATAAAAAAACGCTAGTCATGAGCAGGATGATGAAGACGTTGAATCAGCTTAAGTTTACCACCTACGACGATTATCTCAGCTATCTGAAAGAGGATGCGGATGGAGATAAGCTGAATCATCTGATTGACAGAATCTCAACAAATCATACCTACTTCATGAGAGAAGAACAGCACTTTGACTATTTGCAGGAGGTGATCCTGCCTGAACTTGAGAGTCGTGAAAGCAGAAAGGACATTCGGATATGGAGTGCGGGGTGTTCGAGCGGTGAAGAGCCCTATAGCATCACGATGGTCATGCACAAATATTTCGAAAAAAGCTGGTTCATGTGGGATGCGAAAGTTCTGGCATCCGATATCTCTGCAGAAATATTGAGTCAGGCGCGAAAAGGGGTCTACCGTAAGGAAACACTGGAAAACCTAAATAATAAGGCCAAATTGATGTATTTCAACAGACTTGAAAAAGGGTACGAAGTAAAGCCGCTGCTGAAGAAGAATGTGATCTTTAAAAGAATCAATCTGATGAAGCGTTTTCCCTTTCAGTCGAAGCTACATGTGATATTTTGTAGAAACGTAATGATATATTTTGATGCTCAGACCAAGGCGGATCTTATCAAACGCTTTTATGATCAGCTACTCCCTGGTGGATATCTGCTAATCGGACATTCAGAGACGATCGATAGGAATATCGCGCCTTTTGAGTATGTTCAGCCATCGATATACAGAAAGTGA
- a CDS encoding response regulator, with translation MRILIAEDDYVSRKFMFKFLSKFGECDVTVDGMEAIEVFLMALEEKNYYDLVCLDIMMPEVDGIKALKTIRKLEQERNLPKAFKTKVVMTTALNNTDKVMTSFSSGSEAYAVKPIDTQKLTEVLQKLGFEIS, from the coding sequence ATGAGAATATTGATTGCGGAAGATGATTATGTCAGCAGAAAGTTTATGTTCAAATTTTTATCGAAGTTCGGCGAGTGCGATGTGACGGTGGACGGAATGGAAGCGATAGAGGTTTTTCTGATGGCGCTAGAAGAGAAGAATTACTATGATTTGGTATGTCTTGATATCATGATGCCAGAGGTGGATGGCATTAAGGCCCTTAAGACGATTAGGAAACTTGAGCAGGAAAGAAACCTACCAAAGGCATTTAAGACAAAAGTGGTGATGACGACGGCGCTTAACAATACGGACAAGGTGATGACTTCGTTTTCATCGGGATCGGAAGCGTATGCGGTAAAACCGATCGATACCCAGAAGCTCACAGAAGTGCTTCAAAAGTTGGGCTTTGAGATTTCTTAA
- a CDS encoding DUF4860 domain-containing protein, whose amino-acid sequence MSGRRKNVSIESFLVIILMMIFATAVCILIVQGSATFERALEKKTSEENLRIAMSYINMSIKQNDSLDSITLTQNAFKDSDALKLSHGQEEQGLVTYIFYYDGYLYECYTDTKPSLELSTPIVKLDGMTISSEKEGGLIVITYNHLLNHKEVEIDQRIALRTGD is encoded by the coding sequence ATGAGCGGTAGAAGAAAAAACGTATCTATTGAATCATTCCTCGTCATAATCCTAATGATGATTTTCGCAACCGCCGTCTGTATTCTGATCGTTCAAGGTAGCGCTACTTTTGAAAGAGCCCTTGAGAAAAAAACATCAGAAGAGAACTTAAGGATCGCGATGTCATACATCAATATGTCGATCAAACAGAATGATTCTCTTGATTCTATCACCCTTACCCAAAACGCATTCAAAGACAGTGATGCGCTGAAGCTATCCCACGGTCAAGAAGAACAGGGACTAGTGACTTATATTTTTTACTATGACGGCTACCTGTACGAATGCTACACAGACACCAAGCCAAGTCTTGAGCTGAGCACACCCATTGTCAAATTGGACGGAATGACGATTTCTTCCGAAAAAGAAGGCGGATTGATTGTCATCACATACAATCATTTGCTGAATCACAAAGAGGTCGAAATTGATCAGCGAATTGCATTAAGGACGGGTGATTGA
- a CDS encoding response regulator, with translation MKILIVDDSRLIRMQTKNLMALNFPDVQLEVAENGDECMKLIKRFRPDIILLDIVMPGISGIEVLQLISSKIEEGYIKVIMFSSLDDQVTLKQCFELGASDFISKPIEELETVARLEAAIKSMSLFKDLKGANEKLESKNKELLRLNEELMETRVQLTQSEKLAGIGQLADGVAFEISSPVGFASSNLATLRMYSQYWMSLYDKLLQKNNLKSYNPEAYEIVNSPEFNYMISDIKSIFDDTEASLTRTKGIIQSLKSFSRADQQTKKNWVDLNKGVSDTISILRSRIESTAMITLDLRPIPLFLGYGSQLNQVILNVILNAVYAIEEKFDEGLGAISIKSDVKNDFVRLQICDNGLEIPQKLKENLMSNQMANHSFDDDIGRGVGLSMAYDIIVNIHGGRVQIKTDLTMGTCINIELPVD, from the coding sequence ATGAAAATCTTAATTGTAGATGATAGTCGTTTGATCCGAATGCAGACGAAGAACTTAATGGCTTTGAATTTTCCTGATGTTCAACTTGAAGTGGCTGAAAACGGTGATGAGTGCATGAAGCTAATCAAGCGCTTCAGACCTGATATCATATTGCTTGATATCGTCATGCCCGGGATTTCTGGGATAGAGGTCTTGCAACTGATCTCATCCAAGATAGAAGAAGGTTACATCAAGGTAATCATGTTCTCCTCACTCGATGATCAAGTGACACTAAAACAGTGTTTTGAACTGGGGGCTTCAGATTTTATCAGCAAGCCGATTGAAGAGCTTGAAACGGTCGCCCGTCTTGAAGCTGCGATCAAATCCATGTCCTTGTTTAAGGATTTGAAGGGCGCGAACGAGAAGCTCGAATCCAAGAACAAGGAGCTACTCAGATTAAACGAGGAACTGATGGAGACCAGAGTGCAGTTGACCCAATCAGAAAAACTTGCCGGCATTGGACAACTGGCTGACGGGGTGGCTTTTGAAATCAGTTCGCCTGTGGGATTTGCATCGAGCAATCTGGCGACACTTAGGATGTACTCGCAGTACTGGATGTCGCTTTATGACAAACTATTGCAAAAGAATAATCTTAAGAGTTATAATCCCGAAGCGTATGAGATCGTCAATAGCCCTGAGTTCAATTATATGATCAGCGATATAAAAAGCATCTTTGACGACACAGAGGCGAGCCTGACAAGGACTAAGGGGATTATTCAAAGTCTCAAGAGTTTCTCAAGGGCGGACCAGCAAACAAAGAAAAACTGGGTCGATTTGAATAAGGGCGTGAGCGATACGATTTCCATATTGAGAAGTCGCATTGAAAGCACTGCGATGATCACGCTCGATCTTAGGCCAATACCCCTGTTCCTTGGTTACGGATCCCAGCTTAATCAAGTGATACTCAATGTCATCCTAAATGCGGTCTACGCGATTGAAGAAAAATTTGATGAGGGATTAGGTGCGATCAGCATCAAAAGCGATGTAAAAAACGATTTTGTAAGACTTCAGATATGCGACAACGGTTTGGAGATACCTCAGAAGCTGAAGGAGAACCTGATGTCGAACCAGATGGCCAACCATTCTTTTGATGACGATATCGGTAGAGGGGTCGGTCTTAGCATGGCTTATGATATCATCGTAAACATACATGGCGGTAGAGTTCAGATCAAGACGGATTTAACAATGGGGACATGTATAAATATCGAATTACCAGTTGATTAA
- a CDS encoding prepilin-type N-terminal cleavage/methylation domain-containing protein yields MKRKKHSGFTLVEVIFSIALLSIVSVVILNLYIASGELNDKALIQNMASLMASNAIEEVKSTPRDLPESITLYYDEYWELSDMSADASYTLNLSVTKDETVSKLVYLDVIVTDSESKTIVNFSTGHYLQSGGGQ; encoded by the coding sequence ATGAAAAGAAAAAAACACTCTGGATTCACACTCGTTGAGGTTATCTTTTCAATTGCTCTTTTAAGCATTGTGAGTGTAGTCATACTCAATCTTTACATCGCCTCAGGCGAGCTTAACGACAAGGCTTTGATTCAGAACATGGCCTCTCTGATGGCTTCAAACGCGATTGAGGAAGTCAAGTCGACACCTAGGGACTTACCCGAGTCCATCACGCTTTATTATGATGAATACTGGGAATTGTCCGATATGAGTGCGGATGCTTCATACACCCTCAATTTAAGTGTCACAAAGGATGAAACCGTCTCCAAGCTGGTCTACCTGGATGTCATCGTCACTGATTCAGAATCCAAAACAATCGTCAACTTCAGTACAGGGCACTATCTTCAATCAGGAGGTGGTCAGTGA
- a CDS encoding response regulator, translated as MGNRILIVDDAGFIRKQLVKIVENLGFVVAGEGENGLDAIDLYKKLRPDIVFMDINMPVLDGVRAIEAIKKIDFNARIVVVSAVSADINVEELNGHGITEFANKPFTGYEIEKILNRVSALKGES; from the coding sequence ATGGGTAATCGAATTTTAATAGTAGATGATGCCGGATTCATTAGAAAGCAGCTTGTCAAAATAGTTGAAAACCTAGGTTTCGTGGTTGCTGGAGAAGGTGAAAACGGTTTGGATGCCATCGATTTATATAAGAAACTCAGACCGGACATCGTATTTATGGACATCAACATGCCAGTGCTTGATGGCGTCCGGGCGATTGAAGCGATAAAGAAAATAGATTTTAATGCGCGAATCGTTGTCGTTTCGGCAGTGAGCGCTGATATTAATGTAGAAGAACTCAATGGACACGGTATCACAGAGTTTGCTAATAAACCCTTTACCGGCTATGAGATAGAAAAAATATTGAATAGAGTCAGCGCATTGAAGGGAGAAAGTTAA
- a CDS encoding chemotaxis protein CheW, which produces MTDRLVSESTDNLRDEQVIKAMTFEIDQVEYGIDIKDVRDIIRMQKIAYYPKQPNYVKGLINLRGKIIPTMDIGIKFNRTQKTFDDRTCIIVIEQEETTLGVIVDRINEVKTFAISEISDAPNYQEGQVNEYLFGVGKTEEGYTLLLKTEKVMGHNE; this is translated from the coding sequence ATGACGGATAGACTAGTATCGGAAAGTACCGACAACTTAAGGGATGAGCAAGTGATCAAAGCGATGACATTTGAGATAGATCAAGTGGAGTATGGAATTGACATCAAGGATGTCAGAGACATTATTCGTATGCAAAAGATCGCCTATTATCCTAAACAGCCGAATTATGTGAAGGGGCTCATCAATCTGAGAGGAAAAATCATACCCACGATGGATATCGGTATCAAGTTCAATAGAACTCAAAAGACATTTGACGATAGGACATGCATCATCGTGATTGAACAGGAAGAGACCACCTTAGGTGTGATCGTAGATAGGATCAACGAAGTAAAAACCTTTGCAATCAGTGAAATATCGGATGCTCCCAACTATCAGGAGGGTCAAGTGAATGAGTACTTGTTTGGCGTTGGCAAAACGGAAGAAGGATATACCCTTTTATTGAAAACTGAAAAAGTGATGGGACATAATGAATGA
- a CDS encoding peptidylprolyl isomerase, with amino-acid sequence MENKVLAVVDGREIKSEHLDYLIQTIGPERAAQFQGEQGQSQLLQELINQELFYSLALEQKLDEDSAYKKEIEIVKANLLKSYAIRQFLDTVSVDSEKVEAYYNENPAQFEEAPSVQASHILVKEEEEATRIKEEIEAGLTFEEAATKYSTCPSKERGGDLGSFGKGQMVPEFEQAAFDLEIGLVSEPVKTQFGYHIIRVAAKNPASTIKFEEVKGQIEGHLQQQAQNEAYFNKIATLKEKFNVSINN; translated from the coding sequence ATGGAAAACAAAGTATTAGCGGTAGTAGATGGTCGCGAAATCAAAAGTGAGCATTTAGACTACTTAATCCAAACAATCGGTCCTGAGAGAGCTGCTCAGTTCCAAGGCGAACAAGGACAGTCTCAACTTCTACAAGAACTAATCAACCAAGAATTGTTCTACTCATTGGCGTTGGAACAAAAGTTAGATGAAGATAGTGCCTATAAAAAAGAGATTGAGATTGTGAAAGCAAATCTTTTAAAATCTTATGCGATCCGTCAGTTCCTAGACACAGTGTCTGTGGACTCTGAAAAAGTGGAAGCATACTACAATGAAAATCCAGCTCAGTTCGAAGAGGCTCCGTCTGTTCAAGCTAGCCATATTCTTGTAAAAGAAGAAGAAGAAGCTACTCGCATTAAAGAAGAAATCGAAGCTGGTTTGACATTTGAAGAAGCTGCGACTAAATACTCGACATGTCCTTCTAAGGAGCGTGGTGGAGATTTGGGTAGCTTTGGCAAAGGTCAGATGGTTCCTGAGTTTGAACAAGCGGCGTTCGATTTGGAAATCGGCCTTGTCTCTGAACCTGTTAAAACACAGTTTGGTTACCATATCATTAGAGTTGCTGCAAAAAACCCTGCGTCTACAATTAAATTTGAAGAAGTTAAGGGTCAAATCGAAGGACACCTTCAGCAACAAGCTCAAAATGAAGCTTACTTCAACAAAATCGCTACACTGAAAGAGAAATTCAACGTTAGCATCAACAATTAA
- a CDS encoding chemotaxis protein CheA, with product MSDQRSLEPMEEMFLVETGQLVDKLEKIIMRSESNNDLSTDIDEIFRIMHTVKGNSMMMMFDEVANLAHSLEDLFDFLKVKPKVISDYTIICDLVLETVDFFKMELAKISEMKEVDGSCSTLIGSIKDYLESLKSMSNNQNYESKVEEEVERFFVAPVRNVSRVDSKAKMGLSYYMTTIHFEEGCELENVRAFSIIHGLKDLVEEQIYYPHDIVENEACAQQIKASGFVIFYSTLESFETLQQHFGTTAFVKSIQTHPVSEDAFEANKECKISEEKHLEEVSNLGVENTSINGKQQTGIEAKEKQISKSFITVSLNKVNQLMDLVGELVVSESMFTRNPEVIDLHLESFEKAARQHRFIIKEVQDVVMSMRMVPLELTFQKMNRVVRDMTKKTSKLVNLSINGAQTEVDKNVSEHIADPLMHIIRNAIDHGIELPEHRTQANKPSEGTVYLDAKQSGGSVYITVKDDGKGIDREAVLSKAQAVGLLTRAKEDYSDKEVYPLLFTPGFSTNDQVTEFSGRGVGMDVVSRNIEEVGGTIQIDSTLGQGTEITIKIPLTLAIIEGMMIASGDVIFSLPINSISESMRVTQHQLIKDNSNREMIMIRGECVPVVRLYEKFEIEGAQKDIEKGILVMIENDTTKQLLFVDQIIGEQQLVVKRIPRYMKSIEGVSGCALLGDGRITLILDPTSLM from the coding sequence ATGTCTGATCAGAGATCGTTAGAGCCTATGGAAGAGATGTTTCTTGTGGAGACCGGTCAGCTAGTCGATAAGTTGGAAAAAATCATCATGAGAAGCGAAAGCAACAACGACTTGTCAACTGACATCGATGAAATTTTCAGAATCATGCATACGGTCAAAGGAAATTCGATGATGATGATGTTTGACGAAGTCGCAAACTTGGCGCACTCTCTTGAGGATCTGTTTGATTTTTTAAAGGTGAAGCCCAAAGTGATCAGCGATTACACAATAATCTGCGACCTGGTGCTCGAAACTGTGGATTTCTTCAAGATGGAGCTCGCTAAGATAAGTGAGATGAAAGAGGTGGATGGCTCGTGCAGCACCTTGATCGGATCCATCAAGGACTACTTGGAATCGCTTAAGTCCATGTCAAACAACCAGAATTACGAGTCCAAAGTAGAGGAAGAAGTGGAGAGGTTTTTTGTCGCGCCGGTAAGGAATGTCTCGCGTGTCGATAGCAAGGCCAAGATGGGGCTTAGTTACTACATGACCACCATCCACTTTGAAGAGGGGTGTGAGCTCGAGAATGTCAGGGCGTTTTCGATTATCCACGGTCTGAAGGATTTGGTGGAAGAACAGATTTATTATCCACACGACATCGTCGAAAATGAGGCTTGCGCCCAACAGATTAAAGCCAGTGGATTTGTCATTTTTTATAGCACGCTGGAGTCGTTTGAGACGCTTCAGCAGCATTTTGGCACGACGGCCTTTGTAAAATCCATTCAAACCCATCCAGTCAGTGAAGACGCCTTTGAAGCCAACAAGGAATGTAAGATAAGCGAAGAAAAGCATCTTGAAGAGGTATCAAATCTAGGAGTGGAGAACACTTCAATCAATGGAAAACAACAGACTGGCATCGAAGCCAAGGAAAAACAGATTTCCAAAAGTTTTATTACCGTCTCGCTCAATAAAGTGAATCAACTGATGGATCTTGTGGGAGAACTGGTGGTTTCCGAATCCATGTTCACTAGAAATCCAGAAGTGATCGACCTACACCTTGAAAGCTTTGAAAAGGCTGCAAGACAGCACCGGTTCATCATCAAAGAGGTTCAAGATGTGGTGATGAGCATGAGAATGGTTCCTTTGGAACTGACGTTTCAAAAGATGAATCGCGTGGTCAGGGACATGACCAAAAAAACAAGCAAGCTGGTGAATCTGAGTATCAACGGCGCACAGACAGAAGTGGATAAGAATGTGAGCGAGCATATCGCGGATCCGCTGATGCATATCATAAGAAACGCGATCGACCATGGAATCGAGCTTCCCGAACATCGCACCCAAGCGAATAAACCGAGTGAGGGGACGGTGTATCTAGACGCCAAGCAGTCAGGTGGCAGCGTGTACATTACAGTGAAGGATGATGGAAAAGGCATTGATAGAGAAGCTGTTCTGTCAAAAGCCCAAGCCGTCGGATTGCTGACAAGAGCTAAAGAAGACTATTCGGACAAGGAGGTTTATCCACTACTGTTCACGCCTGGATTCTCGACAAATGATCAGGTCACCGAATTTTCTGGACGCGGTGTGGGAATGGATGTGGTATCAAGAAATATCGAAGAGGTTGGCGGAACTATCCAGATTGACAGCACCCTAGGTCAGGGAACCGAAATCACCATAAAGATTCCACTGACGCTTGCAATCATCGAAGGGATGATGATCGCATCTGGAGACGTGATCTTTTCGCTACCCATCAACTCGATAAGCGAATCGATGCGAGTGACCCAGCATCAGCTCATTAAAGACAATTCAAATAGAGAAATGATCATGATCAGGGGGGAATGTGTGCCTGTGGTCAGACTCTATGAAAAATTTGAGATTGAAGGCGCTCAGAAAGACATTGAAAAGGGCATACTCGTCATGATAGAAAACGATACGACAAAGCAATTGTTGTTTGTAGATCAGATCATCGGCGAGCAACAGCTCGTAGTGAAACGCATACCTAGGTATATGAAGAGCATCGAAGGCGTATCCGGATGTGCGCTTCTTGGAGATGGCAGAATAACCTTGATTCTGGATCCTACGAGTCTTATGTGA